TGAAATCCATCCATCTGTTATCGGGTTATCACAATGCCTTCTCAAAAAAAACTTTGgctcaaaactaatttttaaaaatccactTGTCCATCACATTCAAACATCAATTGAAGTTGGGATTTGGCAAACACAAGTGACTAATTGATAATCCCATCTCCTATCAAAATTCTAAACaaaattaaggggaaaaaaccCAACTCAATACATTTTAcggaaagaagaaaacaactaaaagcatcaattattattttcgaaattaaaaaaaaattgtttttctcacTCACTCCAGTACTTATCATCACCATCTTTACCATCCTCCGCCTCGTCATCAGACCCTTGAATCAAACTCATTTTGAACTTCCTCACGTCATCAACAGCAGCACTTCTAAATAGCCCCACATCAGCTGTTCCAGACACCATATGATATCCACGTGCCTTAAGATCAATGGGTCCATCATGTGGCATAGCAAAACCACCCAAATAGGCCCCGCCTTTCAAAACTCCCTTCTCAGACACCTTCATCATCTCTCTAACCTTCTTGTGCCCAGGGTCCCACAAATACCCCATGCTAGCACTCAAATCCAACGGTCCCATTTGCACACAATCAACCCCATCCACGGCTGAGATTTCCTCTGCCCTTTTCACACCTTCCTCGCTCTCTACCTGACACATGATCAATAGCTCCTCAGCGTAATTACTCAAATACCCTTCATCGATTCCGTAATCAGATGCCCTCACTACCGTATGAGCCGATCCGCGAATACCCTCGGGTGGAAATCTGCAATACGACACCGCTTTCTTAGCCATTTTAGGGCTTTCAATCATCGGAAGCATGATCCCTTGCGGGCCTAGATCGAGGGCTTTTTTGGCCCAAGTTGGAGAACTCTCCGGCAGCCGTAGTATCGCCGGAGTTCGAGTCGCGGTGAGAGCACGTAGGCAGTGGAGAGCGTCGGTGATGCCACCAGGACCGTGTTCCATGTCCACGACGGCGAAGTCATAACCGGCGAGGCCAGCGATCTCGGCAATGGTTGGGGAGAAGCTGAGGAGGAAGATTCCATAGAGAGTTTCGCC
This region of Populus alba chromosome 3, ASM523922v2, whole genome shotgun sequence genomic DNA includes:
- the LOC118034622 gene encoding uncharacterized protein, with the translated sequence MPALTHLATSATSSLAFLNNQKPTTKSLIPPSNLIKYSLNFKTLEPPKLSIKAKSSSTSNPSIVNGASASSAPDSLKSRLQNGETLYGIFLLSFSPTIAEIAGLAGYDFAVVDMEHGPGGITDALHCLRALTATRTPAILRLPESSPTWAKKALDLGPQGIMLPMIESPKMAKKAVSYCRFPPEGIRGSAHTVVRASDYGIDEGYLSNYAEELLIMCQVESEEGVKRAEEISAVDGVDCVQMGPLDLSASMGYLWDPGHKKVREMMKVSEKGVLKGGAYLGGFAMPHDGPIDLKARGYHMVSGTADVGLFRSAAVDDVRKFKMSLIQGSDDEAEDGKDGDDKYWSE